A genomic window from Yarrowia lipolytica chromosome 1D, complete sequence includes:
- a CDS encoding uncharacterized protein (Compare to YALI0D14586g, weakly similar to uniprot|O94023 Candida albicans Hypothetical 14.4 kDa protein), producing the protein MNFSGLSNDDKLDIRAAQRTFQGAYYRTALGQLGFALVVLKLFNYDFLAVGSTFTAQGCLILLIGHLRSRRADEMIHSHDFETSGNTVMMLFVLNLTCYVTLVYHLLRV; encoded by the coding sequence ATGAACTTTTCGGGACTCTCCAACGacgacaagctggacaTCCGGGCGGCCCAGCGCACGTTCCAGGGCGCGTACTACCGCACAGCCTTGGGCCAGCTGGGGTTTGCGCTGGTGGTGCTCAAGCTCTTCAACTACGACTTTCTGGCGGTGGGCAGCACCTTCACCGCCCAGGGGTGTCTGATTCTGCTAATAGGCCACTTACGTAGCCGCCGGGCAGACGAGATGATCCACTCGCACGACTTTGAGACCTCGGGCAACACCGTCATGATGCTGTTTGTGCTCAACCTCACCTGCTATGTGACCCTCGTTTACCATTTGTTGCGGGtgtga